The Dreissena polymorpha isolate Duluth1 chromosome 8, UMN_Dpol_1.0, whole genome shotgun sequence genome includes the window AATCGCAGAAAAAATAATCAATATAGGGATAATatacgttttcgagggcatgatcgaTTTTGAGAGCGCCCACAGATGAACATTTCCgcgaaaatgtgtattttcgctattattgcataaacaaatcacacataccaaaataaattaaaataacattgaaaacaatgtctTTTTCATTCGACATCggcaaaataattcgattatttcatatgacgtcatacagttcaaggttgtgttttagatatgcctcactcggtcatcataaGAAATGACGCGGCTTTAACTTTGGATAGGcagttgttttattaaaaatgtgtttaaacagtggattaatgccaagttgaaatgcagccgcgaaAAGTAATAAattaggaattattttggaatttactggttgTGACGGATACATATATCGTCAGAatagtcattgttttcatagatgtttcttccgggtgtttctttcgtacaggtaTATCTGATTTttttcgttccaactaaattttctaaaaagtAATACTGcaaacatattgtcactgaagtatttcaagcatacagcaggaacgttgaaggtacataaacacttacatttacagcatagtcttttgtgAGTGTTGAGTAAATTACCTTAATTTCATCAACGTTGCcaataaataaagctgttgtcaataGAGTGCAGATACCTGAGATGgtttaatttgaaaagtggattgaaatattcattggcTTTATCCCttcatgcatgaggaaactggtgcttactcagttccccatttatgctaggaaagtcgtcgaaggctggagttattaacaaagttcataataacttcattaAATCCAATGAAAAATGGGAAGTAACTGTGCGTAGACCAGTTtgtggatatgaaaaacacataacagggcttgaacggcatgAGAATCGCcatgttaatacacgatttctcccgttcaagccctccttttgccaagtttctgcaccccgcaaGAGGGCATTATGGATATAGTTTATGCAATAATGACTTGaataaacactttttaaaaatgaatatattaaaaaaaggtttGCGCTGCTAAAATTGTACATAGTTTTTTaagtatttaagaaaaaaacGTGTACAGGCGTTACCCTATACGATTTCTTATTAAACGATGGTAGACGGAAAGATGAAGACATTGTTCGATCGTAAATAAACATGCTTAACTTGTGTATGGGACTGCGAACCCTTGAGTGCGCTGTTAACATTAACAACATACTTTGTACTAAACGCTACAAAGGTCACTTTTGTTATAGTTGTGTACTGATATGATTTAACGGTCTAACATGCAACAACGCGTTGTAACTTCCCCAAAATGTGCTAATTTTATATTGCGACTGTGGACCATTCGTAGATACAATAGGTCAGTTTGTACCTACATATTATATGTGATAGGATAAGTATCCTAATAACACCATAAGCGTCAATCCTGTTTGTCTCAACTGAAACCGCATATGCATTTAGTCTTAAAAGCATTTCTTTTCCAAAATATCATTCGAGTATATAATTCTAGATTTTGAATCATCAACATATTATCAGCACGCACGTGTTTGTATAATGTTGAAACGATTATTGATACAAGTATTTGAGTAACTTATCgttttattttaatcatattaaGTAGGGATgtcaaatattattataattaaacatgcTAGCCCACGGCTTAACTGCACAGACTGGTTGCGGTAAGCTTAAAAAGATCTTAAAGCGACATTTAGATTCGAACTCACGTCATCACTAATCGCGCTCGCGCATGCGTATACATAGATTATTCATAGAACTTCATAAACATATACATAGTTGGCAACGATAACAAAAGGCGAAAAGTATACCCGGAaacaaatttattaaatgaaacaaatgttaattttactGAGTGTTGATACCAATTAGATTGGTTGTAAGAAACCTATAGGAACACAATCATTAAAACAAAGTTGTATATAATATTGGATGTATAGAAAGATATGTTAATTTTCCGTTACTTATCTGATCATCATAgcattaaaaaaagtcatttttaagCATTCCGTATTTATATGCGTTGGATTTAATACACAGCATAACTTTCTTATTGTATTTGCttaaacaaagacaaataaaGAATAAGTAAATGCATTTGAATAcgacatatataattataatgctTTATTATAACGCACTTGTCGATCAACTTTAGCAACTTATGTTCGAATGTCACAGTCACGAGCTCCGGCATTTTACAACAATACGAATGAGTGTATATTGACACTATATCTCTACATCTTATTAATGGCGAACGGTAAACAACTCTCATCTCATTACATCTTATTACATCCCACTTATATTCCATTCAAAGCAAGCGTTGATATCCGTTGTGACGATACGCTCATGTCGCAACTAAACAATGGACACTTGACATATGGCGAATGcacatatgttttgtttctacTCGCCGACATGTTACTCTAAACGCCCGTAAGGTTTCTCATATTTTGTAGTTCACTCAGTAACATATTATTGTTTGTGCAACAATATCAAACAATCATTTTATAGTGGACGTCACAACTACTGCAATTATCCAAACCACTGCAAGTATGGCGCTGATAACTACAAATGTTCTGGCGTTGTTTGAAAACGCGTGTGCCTCTGTGTAGTTAGCCGCCCGCAACTCTGCCCTGGCCTGTAACAAAATCattatcttaatatttttcatatatttttgtaaaactaCGTTGTCTTAGTACTAATGAAATATGGTTGTTAAGCAAGCCTGCATAAAGAACATGTAAAATTCAACTCCAAGTATTACCGTTATATTCTACTCTCATGTTAGACATAAATACAAGGCTAAGTGCAAAGGAGTTCTACTCAATGTACCGTAAATCAGCACGTCTGTAGCAGatatgctattttaaataataaacaatctTTGATCGACGGATACCTACACAAAtcttatcaaacaaaataaaacaatcctTGTTGTATGTATGTTCCACATACCGTGGATATGTCACGTTTAAAACATACTTGTAAGCATATTGCGTCTGTGTATATAAGTATGGCATGGTAATACCTTCATTGAGAAGTAAATAGCCATGAGTCCGGTAGGCCAGAAACAGCAAAGACAAGCGGCAATGGAAACCAAGGTGTAGTCTGGTGGTTCCTTTTGAGCGGCTACATCGGTATGTGGTTGCTGTAATACGTTGTCATCTGGCTCCTGTGCTACATTGATGTGTGGCTGATGTATTACGTTTGTATGTGGCTTATGTACGTCTTTGTTGCTTTGCTGATGTACTACACTGCTATGTGGCTGATGTTCTTCTTTGTTATTTTGCCGTCGTGCTACATTGCTATGTGGCTTATGTACTTCATTGTTGTATTGCTGCTGTACTACAATGTTATGTGGCTGATGTACTTCATTGTTGTTTTGCTGCTGTATTACACTGTTATGTGGCTGATGTACTTCGTTGTTGCTTTGCTGCTGTACTACACTGCTATGTGACTGATGTACTTCATTGTTGTTTTGCTGCTGTACTTCACTGCTATGTGGCTGATGTACTTCGTTGTTATTTTGCTGCTGTTCTACACTGTTATGTGACTGATGTAATTCGTTGTTGTTTTGCTGTTGTTCTACATTTGTATGTGGTTGTGGCTGCTGTATTATCCGAACAAGAAACGGCAGTATAAATACTAACACGTGAAACCAGCAGAGGAGAAAAGGAAAGATATCATAGTATGTGGTcccttattttttatcaaataaccACATTCCATACAGTATATCATACTCACATTTAGTAGACATGACGAACATATATACACACTTATCACTTATCAATAATTACAATTCGATCAATGTCTTGTACTGGTCAATAAAAAGCTTCCATTTTATGAACGATACGTTGGAAATAAGTGTCAACTAcatcttttttcataaaaaaggtTGTTGATTTCAAATACTATCCATCGGTAATTTTCTGATAGTACTATCTTGGTCATATAATTTATATGCACGGCTGTTAAAAACTCATGAACATGACGGTATCAACCCAATCAGTTCAATCGATTTTCTcaagataaatacatgtataatacacaCTTCAGTGTTTAACACGGGCGCTGGTATTACTGCGTTCGTTTCCATTGTACAGGGATCCGATTGTGTTGAACAAGGATACTGTTCAATGTTGCATTTGTGGTATCGGCCCTTATCGACGTGTGCGGCTGTTATACTGAATTATATACaattttcataaacaaatacGTTTTTCTATGACATAAACGTTTAGTGTAACATTGCACACACACAAATTAATTCCAAAACACACGTGCAGAATACCAAGGTCGATGCATGGACTATTTGCATGAAAATCCCGAAGGCAATTCAAATTCGACAAATGTTAGCATCGATATAATcgatttaataataacattaatacttaatgattgcatgtaaataAAATGCAGGTACGATATCTTTTGGAACATATTAAATAGAAACAGATGGTTTGCTTAATGAATTGTAACATTCATCTATTCTCTTTATATCTCTATAAGATAACAAGACATACTATCAtctcataaaacaataaatttggCTTAAGCAATATTTTTCTCGATGGCAATTATTACAGAACAGTAAATGATTAAtgaatacatataattgaaataatatattattataaatatgtaaactaTTTTTAAGGTTTTTCTTTGTTCATGTGATCAATTTGTATTAGGGTAGAACAAATTGTGATagctttaaacgtttattttatttatctgtgtTATTGGTAAATTAATGAGTCATATCGCTCATTAAgaaaataccttttgtagaagttgtatttaaatatgaaacaaCGAATTATTTTACCATCAAATATATTTACCTTCTACGGCTATATCTTGACAATACAACTCCGTTTATTAAACACGTACATGTTAGTTTACGTACTATTTGTAAGATATGTTGCCTGCATATCGAAACCGCGATACTAGACATGCATATCATTGAGTACTAACGAAACGGAAGAAACAAGTGTTATGCTGTTCAccaagtaaacataatttaagttATGGAATAGCCATTGATTGGCTGGGATGTAAATAGGCTGATATTTATGCAACAATGTGTATAGAAAACTTGATAGAGGGTTCATAAGagtttgataaatatatataggatctgatGAATAGAGGGATCGAGATatggatagatagataaatatatatataaaaaacagacagacagacagacagacagacagacagacagacagacagacagacagacagcagaca containing:
- the LOC127842099 gene encoding myb-like protein Q, which produces MICMSSIAVSICRQHILQIVRKLTCTCLINGVVLSRYSRRSITAAHVDKGRYHKCNIEQYPCSTQSDPCTMETNAVIPAPVLNTEQPQPHTNVEQQQNNNELHQSHNSVEQQQNNNEVHQPHSSEVQQQNNNEVHQSHSSVVQQQSNNEVHQPHNSVIQQQNNNEVHQPHNIVVQQQYNNEVHKPHSNVARRQNNKEEHQPHSSVVHQQSNKDVHKPHTNVIHQPHINVAQEPDDNVLQQPHTDVAAQKEPPDYTLVSIAACLCCFWPTGLMAIYFSMKARAELRAANYTEAHAFSNNARTFVVISAILAVVWIIAVVVTSTIK